The following proteins are encoded in a genomic region of Corylus avellana chromosome ca4, CavTom2PMs-1.0:
- the LOC132178940 gene encoding 2-alkenal reductase (NADP(+)-dependent)-like, which produces MTIVNGEEVVNNKQVILREYVSGYPKESDMYVTTGTVKLKVPEGSNAVLVKNLYLSCDPYMRNRMKPATESYIGSYTQGSPIDGHGVGKVLDSAHPKFKQGDLVWGVTGWEEYSLITQTDYLFKIEHTDVPLSYYTGILGMPGMTAYGGFYEVCSPKKGEYVFISAASGAVGQLVGQFAKLLGCFVVGSAGSKEKVDLLKNKFGFDEAFNYKEEPDLDAALKRYFPEGIDIYFENVGGKTLDAVLLNMRAHGRISVCGMISQYNLDELEGVKNLVLIIAKRIRMQGFIAFDYYHLYPKFLDTVLSGIREGKIVYVEDIAEGLENGPAALVGLFSGRNVGKQVVMVARE; this is translated from the exons ATGACGATTGTTAATGGAGAGGAAGTTGTGAACAACAAGCAGGTGATACTGAGGGAGTATGTCAGTGGTTATCCAAAGGAATCGGACATGTACGTCACCACTGGTACCGTTAAATTGAAGGTCCCCGAAGGTTCCAATGCTGTTCTCGTGAAGAACCTCTACTTGTCCTGCGATCCCTACATGCGAAACCGCATGAAACCAGCTACTGAAAGCTACATCGGCTCCTACACGCAGGGTTCG CCCATTGATGGACATGGGGTGGGTAAAGTTTTGGATTCTGCGCATCCAAAATTCAAGCAAGGAGACTTGGTATGGGGAGTAACCGGGTGGGAAGAATATAGTCTCATTACACAAACTGATTATCTGTTTAAGATTGAACACACAGATGTGCCTCTCTCCTACTACACTGGAATtcttg GTATGCCTGGTATGACTGCTTATGGTGGTTTCTATGAAGTTTGTTCTCCTAAGAAAGGAGAATATGTCTTCATTTCAGCAGCTTCTGGTGCAGTTGGTCAGCTTGTTGGACAGTTTGCAAAATTGTTGGGTTGTTTTGTTGTTGGAAGTGCTGGAAGTAAAGAGAAG GTTGATCTTTTGAAGAATAAGTTTGGTTTTGACGAAGCTTTCAACTATAAGGAAGAGCCTGACTTGGATGCGGCTTTGAAAAG GTATTTCCCAGAAGGCATTGACATTTACTTTGAGAATGTTGGGGGTAAAACACTTGATGCAGTGCTCCTAAACATGAGAGCCCATGGCCGCATTTCTGTATGTGGAATGATCTCACAGTACAATCTTGATGAGCTTGAAGGCGTGAAAAATTTGGTGCTTATCATAGCCAAGCGAATCCGTATGCAAGGATTTATAGCCTTTGATTACTATCACCTCTATCCCAAGTTCTTGGACACTGTGCTATCTGGCATCAGAGAGGGGAAGATTGTGTATGTGGAAGACATTGCTGAAGGCCTTGAGAATGGCCCAGCTGCCCTGGTTGGACTTTTCAGTGGTCGTAATGTTGGAAAACAAGTTGTCATGGTTGCGCGTGAATAA